The genomic region CCTCGTGCCGCGGCACCTGGGAATTCCGACGGTGACCGTTCCCATGGGAATGATGGCCGACATCGGGATGCCCGTTGGCCTCACGTTCGCGTCTCGCGCGTACGACGACACGGCACTGCTCACCCTCGCCGCGGCGTTCGAGGCGACGGGCGCGCGGCGCTCGGAGCCGGGGCGGACGCCGCGGATTCGGTGAGCGCGGGCGCGGCAGCTCGCTTGCGCGCTTCGCGCTCGAACGCGCGGCCGCGGAGGGCGCGACCAGAGCGTGGCTGTTCAGCCGCCGCTCCGGTCCTTTCTGGCAGTGCCTGGGGTCCGAGTCCGCCGACCGTGACGAGCTCGCCGATGCGTTGCGCGACACACATCAGGTGCGCCTCTTCCAGCAGACCCGCCAGCTGGGGCGCGAGGTCGCTTGGTCTCGAGCGTTGATCTCTGTCTGAAGCCTCAGAGCATGCATCTTTGGTCGCGCGAATCCATCGCTCTTCATATCATTCTCCCTCTTTCGAATCTCTATTCGAAACTTTACCAGACTGCGTCGCTCTCGTGTACCAGACGATGTCTCTCCGTCCCCAACACTCACCCTGATCAGCTTCCCCACATTCGTATCTATCTACGATTCTGACTGTTAGAATCCAAACATGGTTCCGCACACTCTCCGGCTCGAGCAATCGGTGACTCGTCTCATCGAGACCCTCCAGCCTGCGTGCGTTCCTGATGCCTCCCTTTCCGCCGCCATGAGTGCACTCGATGACGCACAGCTCGAGAGGCTGCTCACCGATGCGGCCCGCATCCGCTCAGAGGCGGAGCGGCTTTCGGCAATGGCAGCGGGCGAGATCGCGAAGAGGTCGGAGCGCGCCCTGGGACACTCGGGCCTTGCACAGCGCAAAGGCCACCGCGGTGCGGCGGAATTCGTGCGTTCGTTGACGGGGATGGGGCGGGGCGAAGCGGCGCGGCAGGTCAAGCTGGGCGCGTTTCTCGGCGAAGCGGAGGCGGCATCCTCCGAGCTCTCCGTCGCAGCGAGTGGCGAACCCGGGATCGCTGACGGTGGCAAGATGGTCGCTGCAGGCGAGATGGTCGGTGCAGGCGAGACGGGCGACGCACAGCATTGCCCTCCGCCAGCGGTGACCTGGGAATCAGCTCTTTCGGCGGCCACCTCGGAGGGCGCGGTCTCCCCCGCTCACGCGCTCGTCGTGATGCGGATCGTTGGCGAACTCTCCGACCGGTGCGGATCCGCGGAGAGGCTGTCGGCGACCCGCGAGCTCATCGCGCTCGCCCAGCGCGCGGATGTCGACGAATTCACGAGGCTCGCGCGCATCATCCGTGATCGCGTCGATCCCTCCGGGGTCGAGGCACGCTATCTGCGGCGCTACGAGAATCGCTCCTTCCACACCTGGACCAGCCGCGATGACGGCGCCGTCAAGTTCGCCGGCACCTGTGACGACGTGTCAGGAGTGTTCCTGTCCCAGCTTCTCGACCTGGCGCTGAGCCCTCGCCGCAGCGGGCCGAGGTTCGTGTCGCAGCAAGACAGGGACTGGGCTCAGAAACTCACCGATGACCCGCGCACCAACGAACAGCTCGCGTTCGACACCCTCATCGACGTGCTCCGCGCAGGCGCCGCCTGCGACGAGTCGACCGTGTTCTGCACCGAACGGCCGGGAGTCAGACTCATCACGACGGTGGATCCGAAGGGCATGCCCGCTGCCACCGGTCAGCTCGAAGGCTCCGATGCCGCGGTGCCTTCCGTCGTGATCGAAGCGACGCTCTGTGAAGCCGGTTCTGTACCCATCTCCTGCGACGCCTTCGGCAGAGCTCTCAACCTCGGGCGCACGCAGCGCACCTTCACGCCGGCGCAACGCGTCGTGCTTCGCACCCGCGACGGTGGATGCCTCTGGCTCGGCTGCGACAAGCCTGCGTGGCAGGCCGAGGCGCACCATATCGAGCCCTGGTCCGAAGGTGGCAAGACAGACGTCGCCGACGGCGTGCTGCTGTGCCGTTTCCACCACCTGAGCCTGCACAACAACCGCGGGCGGATCATGCGAACCGGATGCGAGTATTACCTGATTCCCCCTCCCGGCTCGGACCACGACGGCATGCCGATCCGACTCGAGAGCAAGTCCCCGGGGTGGCCGACGCGAAGGCCAGTGCCGACGACTGCACTTGCGCCTGACCCGGCACCCGTGTCAGCGTCCGCGCCCACACGCGTGTCGGTGTCCGCACCTGCACCTGTGCTCGTGTCCGTGTCAACGCCCAAGCCCGAGTGTTCTCGCGTCGCCGACGGTGCGGGGCGCAGTTCGCACTGCCGAAGCCGGTACACCACAGTTCGTGAGCCTTCGATCCGGACACGACAGCGCGGACGGACGTTGCCGGCCCCGAGACTGCGAACGTAAGGCGGAGGCCCGCACACCAGGGAGGCGCAGCGTCCCGGTACTCGTGCGACCCTGAAACGCAGCGCTGGCGGCGATGCCGGGTGAAGACTGCCGGGGTACCGGGCGAAGATGCCGGACGGCATTGTGCCGCGACGCCTGTCGCGCACCGACGGACAGCACTGCCCAGCGAAGCCAGGACCCCCACCCACGGCATGTGGCACACGACAGCACTCTCGCGATGTGCGGAACGTACCTGCGCCGCGACCGCTGCTTCGGGAACAACCACTACTCCATCGAGTCGAGGATGCCCACCAGCGACTCGAAGGTCGTGCGCGGGTTGAGCAACGCGAAACGTGCAGCCGGGCGACCGGCATGCGAGCTCGGCGTGACGAACGCGCGTTGGGCATCCAACAGACGTGTCGACCACGCTGCGTAGTCTTCCTTCGACCAGCCGTCGCGTTCGAAGACCACGACCGACAGCTGAGGGTGGCGCACCAGGTGCAGCGTCGGACGGGACTCGATCTCGTCCGCGACACGGCGAGCGAGCCGGATGGAGGAGGTGATGGCATCCCGATAGGCACCAGCGCCGTGCGATGCGAGCGAGAACCACAGGGGCAGGCCACGAGCGCGACGCGTGAGCTGCACCGCGTAGTCCGACGGGCTCCACTCGACCGCCTCGGTGAGTGTGTCGAGGTATTCCGCGTGCTGCGTGTGCGCACGACGTCCCGCCTCGGGATCGCGATAGATGAGCGCACACGCGTCGAAGGGAGCGAACAGCCACTTGTGCGGATCGACGATGAGCGAGTCGGCACGCTCCACACCGGAGAAGTACGGCCGCGCGAGCGGCGAGAGCATTCCGGCGAGCCCGTAGGCGCCGTCGATGTGGAGCCAGAACTCGAACTCGTCTTTGAGCGCGGCGATCGAAGCGAGGTCGTCGACGATGCCGAAGTTCGTCGAGCCGGCCGTGGCGACCACGGCGAACACCCGCTCGCCGTACTGCTCGAGCACGGGTCGCACGGCCGCCCCGGTGAGCACACCCGACTCGCCGGGGTCGACGGTGACGATGTCGACGTCCATCACGCGCGCCGCCGACGCGATCGAGGAGTGCGCCTCCGCGTTGCAGACCACGACCCACCGGCCCGGGGAGGCGGTCGGGTGGTCGGGGAGCGCTGTGGACTCGGCGGTAGGCCCCGTGGAGCCATCCGGCGCGGCGGTGAAGCCGCCGGACCGATCGATGGACTCGCCGGCCGGTCTGATGGAGCCATCCGCTGCCGTGGGTGAGTCGTCCGGCCGAGCGGCAGGCTCGACCGATGTCCCGGTACGGCCGTCCGAGGGTGCAGCGGAATCGTCCGACGGTGCGAACGTGCCGCTTGACGGCTCGGCGGACGCTGCCGAACCCGATCGGCCCGCTCGGCCGGCACGGCCCCCACGATCGCGACGTCGCGCGACCGCAGACTCTCGCGCGGCCACGAGCGCGGAGAGATTACCGAGCGTGCCGCCCTGCACGAACACACCGCCCGCGCCATCGGGCAGTCCGAACTCGGCCGCCAAGAACGTGAGCACCTCGTTCTCCGCGTGCACAGCCCCTGAACCCTCCAACCACGACCCGCCGTAGACCGCGGTGGCCGACACCACGAGGTCGAACGCTGTCGCGGCCTTCGTCGGCGCGGTCGGGATGAAGGCCAGATAGTCCGGATGATCCGTAGTGATGCACGCGGGCGCCAGCACCTCGCCGAACACCTCGAGCGCACGCTCGGCGCCGATGCCCTCTTCGGTGACCGTGCGCCCGGCACGCCGCGCGAGGTCGGCGGCGGTCGCGGGGTGATCGAGCGGAGTGTCGGTGGAGAGCATTCGCTCGCGGGCGTAGCCGAGCACGGCATCCACCAGCACCGCCGTCTCGTCGGTGACCGCGTGCATCCGGTCGTCACGGCTCATCTCGCACTCTCCCTCGACTGCCGGGCACAGCGGGATGCCGTGAGCCGGTCCCTCCATGATCACCCGGGACAGCGCGGTGGCAGAACCACTGGCCGGTGGTGCGAAGAGAGGAACACCGGGGCGCCACGAGAGGAACACCGTGGCGCGACGGGACGAACACGGTGGTGCGACGAGACGAGCACCTTGCTGCAACGAGGCGAGCACCGTGGCGCCACGAGAGGAGCACGGGAGTGCGGCGAGACGAGCGTTTCGTCTACATTAGTAGAATAACGCGTACACCGAAGTGCGCCCGTCCAAGGAGGGACACCCATGAGCACCCCCATCGCCGTCGGCCACCCGCAGCACACGCCCGTTCCGTTCGACCCGCAGGTGCAGGCGGTGCTCGACGCCATGCCGCAGATGCCTCCGATGACCCGCGAGACGCTGCGCGGCGGCCCCGAGTTCGCCTTCCCCGGCCACGACGCCATCATCGGCGCCCGCGCGATCGACTGGGAAGACCGTGTCATCCCCGGCCCGGCCGGCGCACCCGATCTCGAGGTGACGATCTACCGTCCGCGCGGCCACGAGGGCGAAGTGCTGCCGGCGGTGTACAACATCCACGGCGGCGGCATGATCGTCGGCCACCGCAACTGGGAGGCCGGCCGCGTCATCGACATCGTCGACGAGCTCGGCGTGGTGGGCGTGAACGTGGAGTACCGCCTCGCCCCCGAGAACCCCTACCCTGCAGGCGTCGAGGACTGCTACGCCGGATTCGTGTGGCTGGCCGAGAACGCCGCAGAGCTCGGAGTCGACCCCGAGCGCATCGTCGTGATGGGCGGCAGCGCGGGCGGCGGCTTCTCCGCGGCGGTCGCGCTCATCGCCCGGGACCGCAAGGGCCCGTCGATGGCCGGACAGCTGCTGCTGTGCCCCATGCTCGACAACACCAACAGCACCGTCGCCAGCCTGCAGTACGACGGCATCGGCACCTGGCAGCGCGACGCGAACCTGCTCGCCTGGTCGTGCGTGCTCGGCGAGGCCGCGTACAGCGAGGATGCCCCCGCCTACGCCGCACCGTCGCGCGCGACCGACCTGGCGAACCTTCCGCCCGCGTTCATCGAGGTGGGCGCATCGGAGATGTTCCGCGACGAAGACGTGGACTACGCCACCCGCATCTGGGCGACCGGCGGCCAGGCGGAGCTGCACGTGTGGGCCGGCGGATCGCACGGCTTCGACATGTACGTGCCCGAGAGCGAGCTCACCAAAGCAGCGCTGGCCGCGCGCTTCTCGTGGCTGCGCCGCGTGCTGGGAGTATGAGGGCGGCATCCGCACGCATGAGCCCCCTGCGGGCCATGTTCGTGCTCGGACTTCTCGAGGCGTTCGGTCCGCTCTCGATGGACCTCTACTCGCCGCAGCTGCCGCACCTCGCGGCGAGCCTCGGAACGTCCGATGCACTGGCGCAGGCCACGATGTCTGCGTGCATGATCGGTCTCGGCGTCGGCCAGCTCATCGCCGGCCCGCTGAGCGACCGGTTCGGCAGGCGACGTCCGCTCATCGTGGGCGTCGCCTGCTTCGCGGTGCTCTCCCTGGCCTCCGCGCTGGCGCCGACGGTGCTCCTGCTGCTCGTCGCGCGAGCACTGCAGGGCGTCGCGGGTTCGGCGGGCATCGTCATCTCGCTCGCCGTGGCCCGCGACATGTTCAGCGGGGTCGAGCTCTCCCGCATGCTGTCGCTGCTGGGACTCGTCTCCGGCGCAGCCCCCATCGTCGCTCCCCTGATCGGCGGCCAGCTCGCCCTCTTCATGGACTGGCGCGGCGTGTTCGGCGTGCTCGCCGGGCTCGGTGTGCTGCTCGTCGCGCTGGCGTTCTTCGCGCTGCCGGAGACGCTGGGAGCGGATGCCCGCCACGTCGGCGGCCTGCGCGAGCTCGGCACCAACATCGGTTCGGTCGTGCGCGACCGGCTCTTCGTCTCCGTTCTGCTCGGGGGCGCGCTCGGCGGCATCGCCTTCTTCGCGTACCTGTCGATGTCGAGCTTCGTGTTCGAGGACCAGTTCGGCTTCACCGCGCAGCTTTACAGCGTGGTGTTCGCGCTCAACTCCATCGCGAACATCGGCGGCGGACAGCTCAGCAGGCTCATCGTGCGCCGGGCCGGACCACTGCGCATGTATCTGACGGGCGTCACCGCCACGCTGCTCGCCGCGTCGGCGTTCCTCGTCGGAACTCTCGCCGGCATGGGCGTCGCCGGGGTGATCGCGGCACTGGCGGTGTTCCTCTTCGCCACCGGCCTCGGCGGGCCCAACGGCTCCACCCTCGCACTCACCAGGCACGGCGCCCGCGCCGGAACGGCGGCCGCGTTCCTCGGCTCCGGCATGTTCCTGCTCGGGCCCGTCGTCACCCCGCTCGTGGCGATGCTGGGCACGAGCGCTGCCACCATGGCGATCACCATGACGGTGACGAGCGCGCTCGGCGCACTGATCGGCTGGCTCGGAGTGCGTCCTGCAGCCAGGGCCTTGCTCCAGCGTGCACGCCCTCTGCCACAGAATGAACGGCCTGCCGCCGGCACGGCCGACATGCATGAACTCTTGGGAGACTGATTCGATGGCGACCAATGACGAGCTGACCGATGACGCGACTGCCGGCGAGCCGCAGCGGGGTGGCCATGACGGCCACGGCCATCACGAGCACGGTCACGGTGGCCACGATCACGGCGACAACAGACACCGCGGCGACCGCGACGCGAGCGCGCAGGGGCAGACGGATGACGGTGCCACCGTGGCGGAGCATCCTCTCGACCCGCTGACGGGCGACGAGATCGAAGCCGCACGAGGCATCCTCGTCGATGCCGGCCTCATCACCGATGCGACCAGGGTGCCGATGCTGCTGCCCGACGAGCCGACGAAGGCCGAGCTCGCCGCGTGGAACCCCGGCGACCCGATCGACCGTCGCGTCGACGTGACGCTGCTCGACTCGGCGACCGGAACCGTGACCGAGGCCGTCGTCTCGGTGACGCGAGGCGAGGTCGTCTCCTCGCGCGAGTACGACGCGGCGCACGAACCCTTCGGTCAGCCGCAGTACCTCTTCGAGGAGTACGAGCGCGCCGAGGGGATCGTGAAGGCGTCGCCGCTGTGGCAGGCCGCCATGCGCCGTCGCGGCCTCGAAGACCGCATGGAGCTCGCGTTCTGCTCGCCGCTGGCGCCCGGGTTCACCGGCCGCGCCGACGAGGTGGGGCGACGCGTGATCCGCTCGCTCACGTTCCTGCGCGACTTCCCGGGCGATTCGCCGTGGGCGCATCCGGTCGAGGGCCTCATCGTGCACGTCGACCTGGTGACGAATGAGGTCATCCGCATCGAAGACGAGGGCGACATCCCGGTGCCCGCCGGCAGCGGCAACTACGACGAGGATGCCGTGGGCCCGGCCCGCGACTCCCTCAAGCCCATCGAGATCACCCAGCCGGAAGGCCCGAGCTTCACGGTCGACGGCTCGCACGTCGAATGGGAGGGCTGGTCGCTGCGCGTGGGCTTCAACGCCCGCGAGGGACTCGTGCTGAACGACGTGTCGTTCAACGGCCGGTCCGTGCTGGCCAGGGCGAGCGTGCCCGAGATGGTGGTGCCCTACGGCGACACCGCGCCGACCCGGTTCTGGATCAGCTACTTCGACGCCGGAGAGTATCTGCTGGGCAAGAACGCGAACCCGCTCGAGCTCGGCTGCGACTGCCTCGGCGTGATCCGCTACTTCGACGGGTACGTCGCCGACGACCACGGACACGCGGTGAAGATCCCGAACGTGGTGTGCATGCACGAAGAGGACTACGGCATCTTCATGAAGCACACCGACCTGGAGGGCAACGCGCACGTGCGCCGCTCCCGCCGGCTCGTGGTGTCGTACTTCGCCACGATCGGCAACTACGACTACGGCTTCTACTGGTACCTCTACCTCGACGGCTCGATCCAGGTGGAGGCGAAGGCGACGGGCATCGTGTTCGTCGGGGCGGGGCATCCCGGATCGACCAACCCGCACGCGCCAGAGATCGCGCCCGGCGTGTTCGCCCCGGTGCACCAGCACCTGTTCTGCGCGCGCCTCGACGTGGCGATCGACGGCGAGCGCAACCGCCTGCTCGAGGTCGACGCCGCACGCGTGCCGATGGGCGAGGCGAACCCGTTCGGCAACGCGTTCACCTGGACCGAGACCCCGCTGACCAGCGAGCTGCAGGCGCAGCGGGAGGCGGATGCCTCGGTCGCCCGCGTCTGGGAGGTGCAGTCCACGACGCGCACCAATCACGTCGGCAAGCCGACCGCCTACCACCTGATTCCGCAGCCGACGGCGCTGCTGATGGCGGATCCCGCGTCGTCGGTCGCGGCCAGGGCCGCGTTCGCGACGAAGCACCTGTGGGGCACCGCGTACGACAGGGACGAGCGCTGGCCCGCCGGTCGCTACCCGAACGCGCACGCAGGCGGCGCTGGTCTTCCGGCGTACACGGCAGACGACCGCGGCCTCGACGGCGAAGACATCGTGGTGTGGCACACGTTCGGGCTCACGCACATTCCGCGTCCGGAGGACTGGCCGATCATGCCCGTCGACTACGCGGGATTCTGGTTCAAGCCGTACGGCTTCAGCGACGTGAACCCCGCCATGGACATCCCGGAATCGTCGCAGGCGCACTCCCAGTGCTCGTGCGACGACGGCGGAGGGGCGTGCCACTGCGGGTGACCGCGACACCCCCGGCGCGGGTTGCGTCGATTATCTCCAGTCGTCGGAAATAGAATGGATGGGAGCGCTCACCGCGCCCCCGTCCTGCAGAGACCCTGCGGGATCGGCCGTACACTGAATGCCCGCGCGCACGCGCGTGGGAATGGAGGCCCGCAATGCCCAAGGCGATCGACCACGATCAGCGGCGCCGGGAGATCATCGACGTCACGTGGCGGCTGATCGTCAAGGGCGGTCTCGAGGCCGCGACGATGCGTGAGATCGCCGCCGAGGCCGGTTTCGCCAACGGCGCGCTGAAGCACTACTTCCCCGGCAAAGACGACATCATCACCGGGGCCTACCAGCTGTCGATGGACCGCGTGATCTCCCGCCTCACGTCGGCAGCCCAAGGACTCGAGGGCATCGACGCGCTGCGCGCCATCGTGCGCGGAACGCTGCCGCTCGACCAGGAGTCGCGCGAGTCGGCGCGCGTGCTGCTCGCGTTCTGGGAGCGCGGTCTGTCGTCGCAGGCCATCAAGGATTCCTACGAAGAGCACCTCGCGAGCTGGCGTCGCGACCTGACGGCGCTGATCGGCGTCTGCCGCCGTCAGGGCGCGATCACCTCGGAGACTCCCGACGAGACGATCGCCGACGAGCTCATCCTCTTCAACATCGGCGCCACGGTGCTGAGCGCCATCGGCCCGTCGTACGCGCGGCCGGAGATGCTCGAACGGATGATCGACGACCAGTTCGCCAAGATGGGCGTGCCGGCCGAGCTCGCGGCCGTCGGATCAGCCCAGCACGCGTCGTAGCCAGCTCATCCTGGCATCGTTGGCCGCGGCGCCGACGATGGAGCTCGGCGAGAAACCGCTGAATCCGTGGTGGCCGCCGTCCCACACGTGCAGCTCGGCCTGTCCGCCCGCCGCCCAGATGCGCGACGCGTAGTCGGTCGCCTCGTCGCGGAAGATCTCCGCCGAGCCGACCTCGATGTAGGCGGGCGGAAGGTTCGACAGGTCTTCCATGCGGTTCGGCGCTGCCGACCAGTGCACGGCATCCGTTCCCGCCTTCTCGCCGAGCAGAGCGGTCCAGGCGGTGTCGTTGTTGTTGCGATCCCAGAGACCGCGCAGATCGTATTGGCGGGTCGAGGGCGACTCGTTGCGGTCGTCGATCATCGGGGCATCCAGCAGCTGGCCGATCAGCTTCGGACCCTTGCGCTCGCGCGCCAGCAGCGCCATCGCCGCAGACA from Humibacter ginsenosidimutans harbors:
- a CDS encoding multidrug effflux MFS transporter; this encodes MSPLRAMFVLGLLEAFGPLSMDLYSPQLPHLAASLGTSDALAQATMSACMIGLGVGQLIAGPLSDRFGRRRPLIVGVACFAVLSLASALAPTVLLLLVARALQGVAGSAGIVISLAVARDMFSGVELSRMLSLLGLVSGAAPIVAPLIGGQLALFMDWRGVFGVLAGLGVLLVALAFFALPETLGADARHVGGLRELGTNIGSVVRDRLFVSVLLGGALGGIAFFAYLSMSSFVFEDQFGFTAQLYSVVFALNSIANIGGGQLSRLIVRRAGPLRMYLTGVTATLLAASAFLVGTLAGMGVAGVIAALAVFLFATGLGGPNGSTLALTRHGARAGTAAAFLGSGMFLLGPVVTPLVAMLGTSAATMAITMTVTSALGALIGWLGVRPAARALLQRARPLPQNERPAAGTADMHELLGD
- a CDS encoding pyridoxal phosphate-dependent decarboxylase family protein yields the protein MSRDDRMHAVTDETAVLVDAVLGYARERMLSTDTPLDHPATAADLARRAGRTVTEEGIGAERALEVFGEVLAPACITTDHPDYLAFIPTAPTKAATAFDLVVSATAVYGGSWLEGSGAVHAENEVLTFLAAEFGLPDGAGGVFVQGGTLGNLSALVAARESAVARRRDRGGRAGRAGRSGSAASAEPSSGTFAPSDDSAAPSDGRTGTSVEPAARPDDSPTAADGSIRPAGESIDRSGGFTAAPDGSTGPTAESTALPDHPTASPGRWVVVCNAEAHSSIASAARVMDVDIVTVDPGESGVLTGAAVRPVLEQYGERVFAVVATAGSTNFGIVDDLASIAALKDEFEFWLHIDGAYGLAGMLSPLARPYFSGVERADSLIVDPHKWLFAPFDACALIYRDPEAGRRAHTQHAEYLDTLTEAVEWSPSDYAVQLTRRARGLPLWFSLASHGAGAYRDAITSSIRLARRVADEIESRPTLHLVRHPQLSVVVFERDGWSKEDYAAWSTRLLDAQRAFVTPSSHAGRPAARFALLNPRTTFESLVGILDSME
- a CDS encoding alpha/beta hydrolase, which gives rise to MSTPIAVGHPQHTPVPFDPQVQAVLDAMPQMPPMTRETLRGGPEFAFPGHDAIIGARAIDWEDRVIPGPAGAPDLEVTIYRPRGHEGEVLPAVYNIHGGGMIVGHRNWEAGRVIDIVDELGVVGVNVEYRLAPENPYPAGVEDCYAGFVWLAENAAELGVDPERIVVMGGSAGGGFSAAVALIARDRKGPSMAGQLLLCPMLDNTNSTVASLQYDGIGTWQRDANLLAWSCVLGEAAYSEDAPAYAAPSRATDLANLPPAFIEVGASEMFRDEDVDYATRIWATGGQAELHVWAGGSHGFDMYVPESELTKAALAARFSWLRRVLGV
- a CDS encoding primary-amine oxidase, producing the protein MATNDELTDDATAGEPQRGGHDGHGHHEHGHGGHDHGDNRHRGDRDASAQGQTDDGATVAEHPLDPLTGDEIEAARGILVDAGLITDATRVPMLLPDEPTKAELAAWNPGDPIDRRVDVTLLDSATGTVTEAVVSVTRGEVVSSREYDAAHEPFGQPQYLFEEYERAEGIVKASPLWQAAMRRRGLEDRMELAFCSPLAPGFTGRADEVGRRVIRSLTFLRDFPGDSPWAHPVEGLIVHVDLVTNEVIRIEDEGDIPVPAGSGNYDEDAVGPARDSLKPIEITQPEGPSFTVDGSHVEWEGWSLRVGFNAREGLVLNDVSFNGRSVLARASVPEMVVPYGDTAPTRFWISYFDAGEYLLGKNANPLELGCDCLGVIRYFDGYVADDHGHAVKIPNVVCMHEEDYGIFMKHTDLEGNAHVRRSRRLVVSYFATIGNYDYGFYWYLYLDGSIQVEAKATGIVFVGAGHPGSTNPHAPEIAPGVFAPVHQHLFCARLDVAIDGERNRLLEVDAARVPMGEANPFGNAFTWTETPLTSELQAQREADASVARVWEVQSTTRTNHVGKPTAYHLIPQPTALLMADPASSVAARAAFATKHLWGTAYDRDERWPAGRYPNAHAGGAGLPAYTADDRGLDGEDIVVWHTFGLTHIPRPEDWPIMPVDYAGFWFKPYGFSDVNPAMDIPESSQAHSQCSCDDGGGACHCG
- a CDS encoding TetR/AcrR family transcriptional regulator produces the protein MPKAIDHDQRRREIIDVTWRLIVKGGLEAATMREIAAEAGFANGALKHYFPGKDDIITGAYQLSMDRVISRLTSAAQGLEGIDALRAIVRGTLPLDQESRESARVLLAFWERGLSSQAIKDSYEEHLASWRRDLTALIGVCRRQGAITSETPDETIADELILFNIGATVLSAIGPSYARPEMLERMIDDQFAKMGVPAELAAVGSAQHAS
- a CDS encoding DUF222 domain-containing protein — translated: MVPHTLRLEQSVTRLIETLQPACVPDASLSAAMSALDDAQLERLLTDAARIRSEAERLSAMAAGEIAKRSERALGHSGLAQRKGHRGAAEFVRSLTGMGRGEAARQVKLGAFLGEAEAASSELSVAASGEPGIADGGKMVAAGEMVGAGETGDAQHCPPPAVTWESALSAATSEGAVSPAHALVVMRIVGELSDRCGSAERLSATRELIALAQRADVDEFTRLARIIRDRVDPSGVEARYLRRYENRSFHTWTSRDDGAVKFAGTCDDVSGVFLSQLLDLALSPRRSGPRFVSQQDRDWAQKLTDDPRTNEQLAFDTLIDVLRAGAACDESTVFCTERPGVRLITTVDPKGMPAATGQLEGSDAAVPSVVIEATLCEAGSVPISCDAFGRALNLGRTQRTFTPAQRVVLRTRDGGCLWLGCDKPAWQAEAHHIEPWSEGGKTDVADGVLLCRFHHLSLHNNRGRIMRTGCEYYLIPPPGSDHDGMPIRLESKSPGWPTRRPVPTTALAPDPAPVSASAPTRVSVSAPAPVLVSVSTPKPECSRVADGAGRSSHCRSRYTTVREPSIRTRQRGRTLPAPRLRT